The following are encoded in a window of Phragmites australis chromosome 22, lpPhrAust1.1, whole genome shotgun sequence genomic DNA:
- the LOC133904230 gene encoding serine/threonine-protein kinase BLUS1, with amino-acid sequence MLQLLSVLRPPSAMAGDASGDGEVKYPLNAESYRLLCKIGSGVSAVVYKAVCLPLRSAVVAIKAIDLERSRANLDDVWREAKAMTLLSHRNVLRAHCSFTVGSHLWVVMPFMGAGSLYSILSHGFPDGLPEPCIAVVLKDTLRALCYLHEQGRIHRDIKAGNILVDSDGSVKLADFGVSASIYETTQAMSSFSGPLHAPSAVLSSLYFNDMAGTPYWMAPEVIHSHVGYGMKADIWSFGITALELAHGRPPLSHLPPSKSMLMRITSRVRLEDSESSKRKKFSKAFKDMVSSCLCQEPAKRPSAEKLLRHPFFKGCRSNDYLARNVLDAVPSIEERCKDINICGCARGARCMSPCRHTNIVKNRRISGWNFNEENLELDPTEGTEQRCLSFDKDDLVERASKSTGDDEERQTRQGEGIGSKEVVIPQLMTILESLEMQRGIVMHVLEGGGFHVDGNGSGQTAAREEREEMLLGYVRQLEHRVEGLSTEVLEEMAKNARLEKQLQERVNDKKINSSQTSGSS; translated from the coding sequence ATGCTACAACTACTCTCTGTGCTCCGGCCGCCGTCAGCTATGGCGGGTGATGCTAGTGGCGACGGCGAAGTGAAGTACCCGCTGAACGCCGAGTCGTACCGCTTGCTCTGCAAGATCGGGAGTGGCGTCAGCGCGGTGGTGTACAAGGCCGTGTGCCTGCCGCTCCGCTCCGCTGTGGTGGCCATCAAGGCGATCGACCTCGAGCGGTCCCGTGCCAACCTCGACGACGTGTGGCGGGAGGCTAAGGCCATGACCCTGCTGTCGCACCGCAACGTGCTCCGTGCGCACTGCTCCTTCACCGTCGGCAGCCACTTGTGGGTGGTCATGCCGTTCATGGGTGCTGGTTCGCTGTACTCGATTCTTTCCCACGGGTTCCCCGACGGTCTCCCAGAGCCCTGCATCGCCGTTGTGCTCAAGGATACCCTCCGCGCGCTGTGCTACCTCCACGAGCAGGGGCGCATCCACCGTGACATCAAGGCGGGCAACATCCTGGTGGACTCCGACGGCTCTGTCAAGCTCGCCGACTTTGGTGTCTCGGCGTCCATCTATGAGACCACGCAGGCGATGTCCTCGTTTTCTGGACCCCTCCATGCGCCGTCCGCCGTTCTCAGCTCGTTGTACTTCAACGACATGGCGGGGACGCCATACTGGATGGCGCCCGAGGTCATTCACTCGCACGTCGGCTACGGCATGAAAGCTGACATATGGTCGTTCGGCATCACGGCGCTCGAGCTTGCGCACGGCCGGCCGCCACTCTCTCACCTGCCGCCATCCAAGTCGATGCTGATGAGGATCACCAGCCGCGTCCGCCTCGAGGACTCCGAGAGCTCCAAGAGGAAGAAGTTCTCCAAAGCGTTCAAGGACATGGTGTCCTCCTGTCTCTGCCAAGAGCCAGCCAAGAGGCCATCGGCGGAGAAGCTTCTCCGGCATCCTTTCTTCAAGGGCTGTCGTTCTAATGACTACCTTGCCCGTAACGTCCTTGACGCCGTCCCGAGCATCGAGGAGAGATGCAAGGACATTAACATCTGCGGCTGTGCCAGGGGTGCACGTTGCATGTCGCCGTGCCGCCACACGAACATCGTTAAGAACCGGCGGATCAGCGGCTGGAACTTCAACGAGGAGAACTTGGAGCTTGATCCAACCGAGGGGACGGAGCAGAGGTGCCTTTCGTTCGACAAAGATGACCTCGTCGAGCGAGCAAGTAAGTCGACTGGAGATGACGAAGAGAGGCAGACACGGCAAGGGGAGGGAATAGGATCTAAGGAAGTGGTTATTCCGCAACTGATGACAATCTTGGAGAGTCTGGAGATGCAGCGAGGGATTGTCATGCACGTATTAGAAGGCGGAGGATTCCACGTCGACGGCAATGGCTCTGGCCAGACAGCTgcaagagaggagagggaagagatgCTACTTGGGTACGTGCGCCAGCTAGAGCACAGGGTGGAGGGCCTGAGCAcggaggttttggaggagatggCCAAGAATGCCCGGCTGGAGAAGCAGCTACAAGAGAGGGTTAATGACAAGAAGATAAATTCATCTCAGACATCAGGGAGCAGTTGA